TCCGGGAGTTCCAGCACCTTTTGCTGGGCAGCCAGGCAAAAATCTATTCCGGCATGGAAAAAGCCCTGAAGCATTGCGGCGGAAAGGCCTTTATTTTTTCCAATGAACTGGTGGACGCCTTTCCCGCGCGGGTGTTCGAATACACGGAACAGGGCTGGCAGGAAGTCGGCCTGACCGTGAAGGACGGCGCCATCCGGGAGGAATTGCGTCCCGTCCTTCAGAAGCCCCTGTTTTCCCACATGCTGGAGTACGATTCCCAGCCGGGCCAGCGTATTGAAATCCATGATTCCTACGCCAAGTGGTTCACCGCATGGCTTCCCCTGTGGAGTACGGGCTCCATGACGGTCATCGACTATGGCGCGGAGATGGAATACCTGTACCATCGCCGCCCGAAGGGCTCCCTGCGCGGCTACAAGAGCCACCAGGTACTGAGCGGGGAAGAGCTGTACCGCTACCCCGGCATGACGGACATCACCTGCGACGTCAATTTCACGGACCTTCTGGAACTTTCCCGCAATTGCATCGGGGACCGGGTCACCCTGACCACCCAGCGTGACTACCTGCTTCCCTACGCGGAAAACACGCCGCAGGACGCCTTCCTGACGGACGAATACGGCGCGGGCAGTCATTTCCAGGTGCTGATTCACGAACGTTTGCAACCATGAACTCTATTTCTCATGACCATTCTGAATTTGCTGCTGGACCTTATTGATTCCCTGTCCCTGCTTTCCAGCCTCAATCCCTGCGCCCTCTATCCGGGAGAGTTTCTTTACTGGCGTCTTGGGGGCATCATCCTGCTGGCTTTCGTGCCGGGCGTATGGCTCTTCAGCGGCATGCTGGGGGACACGGCGTGCGTGGCGGCAAGCATTATCTCAGGGCTCTGGCTGATTGTTCATCTGGCCATCCGTTCCAGCCTTGCCTCCCACTACGAGAGAGGACAATCTAACAAGAATTATTGAGTATCAATACTCGAATTGCTCGTGTCATAATTTCTTCAACTTTTTTGAACGTCAAACCGTCATGCGGACTCTAACCTCCATCAGCAACAAACCGGACGGCGGGAGGTAGAGAGACCGCCGTTCATAATGGGGAGTTCTGAGTTTCATAGGTAATATAGTTGGATAAAAACCCGCACGGGGGCAACCCCGTGCGGGTTTATTCATCCCGTTCCGAATGGTTTGAAAGACCAGGCGGAACGGGGCCGTAGAAAAACATGACTGAACCAAATTAAGGCTTGAGAGTTGAAGGCAGGTCGCTAATCTGGCTCCAGCAAGATTTATCTATCATCATGGTCACCACAAACGAACCGAATATTTACGAAACAGGAGTATTGGACACCAATGCGGAAGGCAATTTCGTCTACACCACGCTGGATGCCGCCATCAACTGGATTCGTAAAAATTCCCTCTGGCCCATGCCGATGGGGCTTTCCTGCTGTGCCATCGAATTCATGGCCGTGGCCTGCTCCCGGTACGATCTTTCCCGCTTCGGCTCCGAAGTGACGCGCTTTTCCCCGCGCCAGGCGGACGTGATGATCGTTGCCGGCACCGTGACCTACAAGATGGCCTTGGCCGTGCGCCGCATCTGGGACCAGATGCCGGAGCCCAAATGGTGCATTGCGATGGGCGCCTGCGCTTCCACCGGCGGCATGTTCCGCTCCTATTCCGTGCTGCAGGGCGTGGACAAGATTCTGCCCGTGGACGTTTACATTTCCGGGTGCCCTCCCCGGCCGGAAGCCATTCTGGAAGCATTGCTCACCCTGCGCAAGAAGCTGGACACCCAGCATCCCGCCCGCACCTTCTTCAAGAAGGATGAACCCAGGGAAGCCAACTCCCCCATGCCGATTTCCACGGAAATGCCCATCGAATAATCCTTCCCTCCTCCACCTTTTAACTCCTTTTCTCCATGCCTTCTTCAGAATCACAGATCAAGACCGCCGCAGACAGCGTCCTGAACCGCTTCGGCAGGGACGTCATCACAGACCGTTATGAATTCCGCGGAGACACCACGCTGACCGTGGCCCGCAATTCCGTGGCGGAAGTCGTCCGCTGGCTGCGGGATTCCGCCGGGTTCGACATGCTGGTGAACCTCTGCTCCGTGGACAACATGGGCGAGAGCCCCCGCTTTGAAGTCATCTACACGCTGACCCAGGCGGAAACGGGCGTGAACCTGAGCCTCAAGACGAAGGTGGACGACGGCGAGGAAGTGCCCAGCGTCTCCGGGATTTTCCAGGGCGCCAACTGGCACGAACGCGAAGTGTGGGACCTGATGGGCATTAAATTCTCCGGCCATCCGGACATGCGCCGCATCCTGATGTGGGAGGGCTATCCCTATTTCCCGCTCCGGAAGGATTTCCCCGTCCAGGGCCTGCCCACGGAAGTGCCCGGAGTGGCGTTTACGGAAGCAGCCCCCACCCAGGGAGCGCCGTTCGCCACGGAACAGGGCGCCTGCCCCAGTACATGCCGCGAACCCAGGTCACACAAGTTTTAGCCCCGTTTTCCGCCCTGCGAGCCAGGGCCCGCCCCATGATCCGTTTCGCCTCCATCCTGTCAGTATGCTTCATCAGCCTGCTCGGCAGCTGCCAGAACGCCAATCCGGCAGAGCAGGAATGGAAGGATCAGTTGTATAAAAATCTGGCCCTCGTCGGAGCCAGGAATTGGATTGTCATTGCGGAGGCCTCTTTCCCGGCTTATACGGGCCCCGGCATCAAGACCATGGTTTCCGACAAGAAGTCCGACGAAGTTCTTCTTGAGGTTCTGGACATTCTGGAAGAGGAAGCCCACGTGCTGCCCCGCATCATGATCAGCTCCGAGCTGCGCAGCGTCACGGAAGACTACGCCCCCGGCATCAAGCGCTACCGCAACAATATCAACAAGATGCTTCCCGGACGCCAGCATTTTGAACTGATGAGCCGCACGATCAATTCCCTGATCGAGGACGCTTCCAAACAGTTCAATGTATTGGTCATCAAGACCAAAACGGCGCTTCCCTATTCCAACATTTACATTGAACTGGATTCCGGCTACTGGAATTCGGAGTCGGAAACGGCCCTGCGCAAAAAGCTGGAGGCCAGGGACGCCGCCAACCGCCGCCAGGCCGGGGATACCGTTCTGGACGTTCCTCTTGCTCCTGTCCCGGTCCCCAATCCCGCAACCGCACCGGTGCAGCCCAGTTCCGAAGCCCCGCCGCCGGCCGTTCCCGCCGCATCTCCTGCGGACAAGCTCCCCGTGCTCCCCAAAGACGGCGGACAACCGGCCCCTGCCGCGCCTCCGGCCGGAGACAAGGCGCCCGGTATCGCCCCGCCGCCCATCAAGGACCCGCTGGGCGGCAAGTCAGCCATCGCCAGATTTTCATGAACCGACATATCGATAAGGCTACCGAGGAACGCCTCCGCATTGAAGCATGGGTGGGCGACGCCATTCTGGCGCTCTACGTAAGGGAGTGGATTCTGGCGGAGGAAGGAGCCATCAACGGCAAGCTCTTCGTGGAATTCACCAGCAATGATTTCCTGCGCCGCACGGGCAACGCCACGGGAGTGGAAGCGGAAATAGGCCGCATGTTCAAGGCGGAGGGACTGGAAGCCGCCTACGCCTGGATTGAACAGAATTTGAGACCCCGCATGGAGGAGCGCTGGCATACCCTGCGCCGGAAAGCCCTCAGGTAATCCCGCCGCCATGCCCGCTACCGGAACACCCATGCCCTGGGAACAAAACGCCGGACCGTGCGTGATGGCGCCTCCGCACCTGTCGGAATGGGCGCGCCGCGCCGCCGCTTTCCTGGAGCGGCAAGGCATGGAAGACCTGATCGCCTTCGCCACGTCCGGTTCCTCCGGCTCCCCGCCCAAGGCCGTTTTGTTT
This genomic stretch from Akkermansia biwaensis harbors:
- a CDS encoding RbsD/FucU domain-containing protein, encoding MIRFASILSVCFISLLGSCQNANPAEQEWKDQLYKNLALVGARNWIVIAEASFPAYTGPGIKTMVSDKKSDEVLLEVLDILEEEAHVLPRIMISSELRSVTEDYAPGIKRYRNNINKMLPGRQHFELMSRTINSLIEDASKQFNVLVIKTKTALPYSNIYIELDSGYWNSESETALRKKLEARDAANRRQAGDTVLDVPLAPVPVPNPATAPVQPSSEAPPPAVPAASPADKLPVLPKDGGQPAPAAPPAGDKAPGIAPPPIKDPLGGKSAIARFS
- a CDS encoding ribonuclease III domain-containing protein, with the translated sequence MNRHIDKATEERLRIEAWVGDAILALYVREWILAEEGAINGKLFVEFTSNDFLRRTGNATGVEAEIGRMFKAEGLEAAYAWIEQNLRPRMEERWHTLRRKALR
- a CDS encoding SAM-dependent methyltransferase, yielding MIRLSDHIAAAGGWLSLEAFMQLALHHPEEGYYSTAIENIGMRGDFSTTPTLSPILAKAIIARWKEACARCGTRLPLLEIGAGSGALAVKIMDQLGFWNRLNTDYVIVEASPRLREFQHLLLGSQAKIYSGMEKALKHCGGKAFIFSNELVDAFPARVFEYTEQGWQEVGLTVKDGAIREELRPVLQKPLFSHMLEYDSQPGQRIEIHDSYAKWFTAWLPLWSTGSMTVIDYGAEMEYLYHRRPKGSLRGYKSHQVLSGEELYRYPGMTDITCDVNFTDLLELSRNCIGDRVTLTTQRDYLLPYAENTPQDAFLTDEYGAGSHFQVLIHERLQP
- a CDS encoding NADH-quinone oxidoreductase subunit C — translated: MPSSESQIKTAADSVLNRFGRDVITDRYEFRGDTTLTVARNSVAEVVRWLRDSAGFDMLVNLCSVDNMGESPRFEVIYTLTQAETGVNLSLKTKVDDGEEVPSVSGIFQGANWHEREVWDLMGIKFSGHPDMRRILMWEGYPYFPLRKDFPVQGLPTEVPGVAFTEAAPTQGAPFATEQGACPSTCREPRSHKF
- the nuoB gene encoding NADH-quinone oxidoreductase subunit NuoB yields the protein MVTTNEPNIYETGVLDTNAEGNFVYTTLDAAINWIRKNSLWPMPMGLSCCAIEFMAVACSRYDLSRFGSEVTRFSPRQADVMIVAGTVTYKMALAVRRIWDQMPEPKWCIAMGACASTGGMFRSYSVLQGVDKILPVDVYISGCPPRPEAILEALLTLRKKLDTQHPARTFFKKDEPREANSPMPISTEMPIE